One genomic region from Anaeromicrobium sediminis encodes:
- the rpsL gene encoding 30S ribosomal protein S12, with the protein MPTMSQLVRKGRETVESKSNSPALQRGFNSLKRKVTATKSPQKRGVCTSVKTVTPKKPNSALRKIARVRLTNGVEVTSYIPGIGHNLQEHSVVLVRGGKVKDLPGVRYKIVRGTLDTAGVQNRLQSRSKYGAKRPKK; encoded by the coding sequence ATGCCAACTATGAGCCAATTAGTGCGTAAAGGAAGAGAAACTGTAGAATCTAAGTCAAACTCTCCAGCGCTTCAAAGAGGTTTCAACTCTCTAAAGAGAAAAGTAACTGCTACTAAGTCTCCACAAAAGAGAGGAGTTTGTACATCTGTTAAGACAGTAACTCCAAAGAAGCCAAACTCTGCCTTAAGAAAAATCGCCAGAGTTAGATTAACTAATGGTGTTGAGGTAACGTCTTATATCCCAGGTATCGGACACAACTTACAAGAGCACAGTGTTGTTTTAGTAAGAGGTGGAAAGGTAAAGGATTTACCAGGGGTTAGATATAAGATAGTAAGAGGAACTTTAGATACAGCTGGAGTACAAAACAGATTACAATCAAGATCTAAGTATGGTGCTAAGAGACCTAAGAAATAA
- the rpsG gene encoding 30S ribosomal protein S7, whose product MPRKGNVPKREVLPDPLHGSKVVAKLINNIMQDGKKGTAQRIVYNAFETIREKTGEEPVEVFENAMNNIMPVLEVRSRRVGGANYQVPVEVRPERRYTLGLRWLTLYTKKRGERTMEEKLAKEIMDAANNTGASVKKKEDTHKMAEANKAFAHYRW is encoded by the coding sequence GTGCCAAGAAAAGGAAATGTACCAAAAAGAGAAGTTTTACCTGATCCGTTACATGGAAGCAAGGTGGTTGCTAAATTAATAAACAACATCATGCAGGACGGAAAAAAGGGAACAGCACAAAGAATTGTGTACAATGCATTTGAAACTATTAGAGAAAAGACTGGTGAGGAACCAGTTGAAGTATTTGAAAATGCTATGAATAACATTATGCCAGTTCTAGAAGTAAGATCTAGACGTGTTGGTGGAGCTAACTACCAAGTTCCAGTAGAAGTTAGACCTGAAAGAAGATATACTTTAGGTTTAAGATGGTTAACTCTTTATACAAAAAAAAGAGGCGAAAGAACTATGGAAGAAAAATTAGCTAAAGAAATTATGGATGCAGCAAACAATACTGGAGCATCTGTTAAGAAGAAAGAAGATACACATAAAATGGCAGAAGCTAATAAAGCATTTGCACATTATAGATGGTAA